The proteins below come from a single Podarcis muralis chromosome 8, rPodMur119.hap1.1, whole genome shotgun sequence genomic window:
- the IRX2 gene encoding iroquois-class homeodomain protein IRX-2 isoform X2: MSYPQGYLYQPPGSLALYSCPAYGASALAAPRSEELARSSSGSAFSPYPGSAAFTAQAAATGFSSPLQYSTDPATGFPSYMGSPYDAHATGMSGAISYHPYGSPAYPYQLNDPAYRKNATRDATATLKAWLQEHRKNPYPTKGEKIMLAIITKMTLTQVSTWFANARRRLKKENKMTWAPRNKSEDEDEDLDAGGGGIRGKEEEALPSDKGRDSNETSAEDEGISLQVDSLTDHSCSAESDGEKAPCGAGDRLCESGSECKDKYEEIDEDEDDVEEEDDDDEEEEDDEEAAADRGLPSKPVTSSPLTGVEAPLLGHPHAEDSARNANKAALDARMAPTAASQTTPASKPKLWSLAEIATSDLKHPQHPQHHHHHPHHPHNLGQSCQPSVPPSSTPHNAAYSPSSLLGRHIYYTSPFYSNYTNYGNFNALQGQGILRYNSATVASSEGLSQTVLSSGGGGGSSSVHKQGSENALKTIASHLEQHYKPSNPDSKKDPTEVCTVGLQPYL; encoded by the exons ATGTCCTACCCTCAGGGCTACCTCTACCAGCCCCCGGGCTCGCTGGCGCTCTACTCGTGCCCGGCTTACGGGGCGTCGGCGCTGGCGGCGCCCCGGAGCGAAGAGCTGGCCAGGTCGTCTTCGGGCTCGGCGTTCAGCCCTTACCCCGGATCCGCCGCCTTCACCGCCCAAGCGGCAGCCACCGGCTTCAGCAGCCCGCTCCAGTACTCCACCGACCCGGCCACGGGATTCCCCTCCTACATG GGCTCCCCTTACGATGCCCACGCGACGGGCATGAGCGGGGCCATCAGCTACCACCCTTACGGTAGCCCAGCCTACCCCTACCAGCTGAACGACCCCGCTTACCGCAAGAACGCCACGCGGGACGCCACGGCCACGCTGAAGGCCTGGCTGCAGGAGCACCGCAAGAACCCCTACCCCACCAAAGGCGAGAAGATCATGCTGGCCATCATCACCAAGATGACCCTCACGCAGGTCTCCACCTGGTTCGCCAACGCCAGGCGGAGGCTCAAGAAGGAGAACAAGATGACCTGGGCGCCGCGCAACAAGAGCGAGGACGAGGACGAGGACCTCgacgccggcggcggcgggatccgCGGCAAGGAAGAGGAGGCGCTGCCGTCGGACAAAGGCCGCGACAGCAACGAGACGTCGGCCGAGGATGAAG GGATCAGCTTGCAGGTGGACTCGCTCACCGACCACTCCTGCTCGGCCGAATCGGACGGCGAGAAGGCCCCTTGCGGCGCCGGGGACCGGCTCTGCGAGTCCGGCTCGGAGTGCAAGGACAAGTACGAGGAGATCGACGAGGACGAGGACGACGTcgaggaggaggacgacgacgacgaggaggaggaggacgacgagGAGGCAGCGGCGGACAGGGGTCTTCCCTCCAAGCCCGTCACCTCCTCCCCTCTCACCGGGGTGGAAGCCCCTCTGCTGGGTCACCCGCACGCCGAGGACTCCGCGCGCAACGCCAACAAAGCCGCTTTGGACGCCCGCATGGCCCCGACGGCGGCTTCGCAAACCACGCCGGCCAGCAAGCCCAAGCTGTGGTCGCTGGCGGAAATCGCCACCTCGGACCTTAAGCACCCTCAGCACcctcagcaccaccaccaccaccctcaccACCCGCACAACCTGGGCCAGAGCTGCCAGCCGTCGGTGCCGCCCTCTTCCACCCCGCACAACGCTGCCTACTcgccctcctctctcctggggAGGCATATTTATTACACCTCGCCTTTTTATAGCAACTACACAAACTATGGGAACTTCAACGCCCTCCAGGGTCAGGGCATCCTGAGGTACAACTCCGCCACGGTGGCCTCCAGCGAGGGGCTAAGTCAGACGGTCTTAAgcagcggcggcggaggcggcagCAGCTCGGTGCACAAGCAGGGCTCGGAGAACGCTTTGAAAACCATCGCGAGCCACCTAGAACAACATTACAAGCCTTCCAATCCAGACTCCAAAAAAG ACCCCACTGAAGTGTGCACAGTAGGACTACAACCATACCTATAG
- the IRX2 gene encoding iroquois-class homeodomain protein IRX-2 isoform X1, translated as MSYPQGYLYQPPGSLALYSCPAYGASALAAPRSEELARSSSGSAFSPYPGSAAFTAQAAATGFSSPLQYSTDPATGFPSYMGSPYDAHATGMSGAISYHPYGSPAYPYQLNDPAYRKNATRDATATLKAWLQEHRKNPYPTKGEKIMLAIITKMTLTQVSTWFANARRRLKKENKMTWAPRNKSEDEDEDLDAGGGGIRGKEEEALPSDKGRDSNETSAEDEGEGGTGWFRGAGRQVMGLRGALQPDPVQVYLGVQWGLLGGISLQVDSLTDHSCSAESDGEKAPCGAGDRLCESGSECKDKYEEIDEDEDDVEEEDDDDEEEEDDEEAAADRGLPSKPVTSSPLTGVEAPLLGHPHAEDSARNANKAALDARMAPTAASQTTPASKPKLWSLAEIATSDLKHPQHPQHHHHHPHHPHNLGQSCQPSVPPSSTPHNAAYSPSSLLGRHIYYTSPFYSNYTNYGNFNALQGQGILRYNSATVASSEGLSQTVLSSGGGGGSSSVHKQGSENALKTIASHLEQHYKPSNPDSKKDPTEVCTVGLQPYL; from the exons ATGTCCTACCCTCAGGGCTACCTCTACCAGCCCCCGGGCTCGCTGGCGCTCTACTCGTGCCCGGCTTACGGGGCGTCGGCGCTGGCGGCGCCCCGGAGCGAAGAGCTGGCCAGGTCGTCTTCGGGCTCGGCGTTCAGCCCTTACCCCGGATCCGCCGCCTTCACCGCCCAAGCGGCAGCCACCGGCTTCAGCAGCCCGCTCCAGTACTCCACCGACCCGGCCACGGGATTCCCCTCCTACATG GGCTCCCCTTACGATGCCCACGCGACGGGCATGAGCGGGGCCATCAGCTACCACCCTTACGGTAGCCCAGCCTACCCCTACCAGCTGAACGACCCCGCTTACCGCAAGAACGCCACGCGGGACGCCACGGCCACGCTGAAGGCCTGGCTGCAGGAGCACCGCAAGAACCCCTACCCCACCAAAGGCGAGAAGATCATGCTGGCCATCATCACCAAGATGACCCTCACGCAGGTCTCCACCTGGTTCGCCAACGCCAGGCGGAGGCTCAAGAAGGAGAACAAGATGACCTGGGCGCCGCGCAACAAGAGCGAGGACGAGGACGAGGACCTCgacgccggcggcggcgggatccgCGGCAAGGAAGAGGAGGCGCTGCCGTCGGACAAAGGCCGCGACAGCAACGAGACGTCGGCCGAGGATGAAGGTGAGGGAGGAACAGGCTGGTTTCGTGGGGCAGGGAGGCAGGTCATGGGCCTGCGTGGAGCCCTGCAGCCCGACCCGGTGCAGGTCTACCtcggagttcagtggggcttactcggag GGATCAGCTTGCAGGTGGACTCGCTCACCGACCACTCCTGCTCGGCCGAATCGGACGGCGAGAAGGCCCCTTGCGGCGCCGGGGACCGGCTCTGCGAGTCCGGCTCGGAGTGCAAGGACAAGTACGAGGAGATCGACGAGGACGAGGACGACGTcgaggaggaggacgacgacgacgaggaggaggaggacgacgagGAGGCAGCGGCGGACAGGGGTCTTCCCTCCAAGCCCGTCACCTCCTCCCCTCTCACCGGGGTGGAAGCCCCTCTGCTGGGTCACCCGCACGCCGAGGACTCCGCGCGCAACGCCAACAAAGCCGCTTTGGACGCCCGCATGGCCCCGACGGCGGCTTCGCAAACCACGCCGGCCAGCAAGCCCAAGCTGTGGTCGCTGGCGGAAATCGCCACCTCGGACCTTAAGCACCCTCAGCACcctcagcaccaccaccaccaccctcaccACCCGCACAACCTGGGCCAGAGCTGCCAGCCGTCGGTGCCGCCCTCTTCCACCCCGCACAACGCTGCCTACTcgccctcctctctcctggggAGGCATATTTATTACACCTCGCCTTTTTATAGCAACTACACAAACTATGGGAACTTCAACGCCCTCCAGGGTCAGGGCATCCTGAGGTACAACTCCGCCACGGTGGCCTCCAGCGAGGGGCTAAGTCAGACGGTCTTAAgcagcggcggcggaggcggcagCAGCTCGGTGCACAAGCAGGGCTCGGAGAACGCTTTGAAAACCATCGCGAGCCACCTAGAACAACATTACAAGCCTTCCAATCCAGACTCCAAAAAAG ACCCCACTGAAGTGTGCACAGTAGGACTACAACCATACCTATAG
- the IRX2 gene encoding iroquois-class homeodomain protein IRX-2 isoform X3: MSGAISYHPYGSPAYPYQLNDPAYRKNATRDATATLKAWLQEHRKNPYPTKGEKIMLAIITKMTLTQVSTWFANARRRLKKENKMTWAPRNKSEDEDEDLDAGGGGIRGKEEEALPSDKGRDSNETSAEDEGEGGTGWFRGAGRQVMGLRGALQPDPVQVYLGVQWGLLGGISLQVDSLTDHSCSAESDGEKAPCGAGDRLCESGSECKDKYEEIDEDEDDVEEEDDDDEEEEDDEEAAADRGLPSKPVTSSPLTGVEAPLLGHPHAEDSARNANKAALDARMAPTAASQTTPASKPKLWSLAEIATSDLKHPQHPQHHHHHPHHPHNLGQSCQPSVPPSSTPHNAAYSPSSLLGRHIYYTSPFYSNYTNYGNFNALQGQGILRYNSATVASSEGLSQTVLSSGGGGGSSSVHKQGSENALKTIASHLEQHYKPSNPDSKKDPTEVCTVGLQPYL, translated from the exons ATGAGCGGGGCCATCAGCTACCACCCTTACGGTAGCCCAGCCTACCCCTACCAGCTGAACGACCCCGCTTACCGCAAGAACGCCACGCGGGACGCCACGGCCACGCTGAAGGCCTGGCTGCAGGAGCACCGCAAGAACCCCTACCCCACCAAAGGCGAGAAGATCATGCTGGCCATCATCACCAAGATGACCCTCACGCAGGTCTCCACCTGGTTCGCCAACGCCAGGCGGAGGCTCAAGAAGGAGAACAAGATGACCTGGGCGCCGCGCAACAAGAGCGAGGACGAGGACGAGGACCTCgacgccggcggcggcgggatccgCGGCAAGGAAGAGGAGGCGCTGCCGTCGGACAAAGGCCGCGACAGCAACGAGACGTCGGCCGAGGATGAAGGTGAGGGAGGAACAGGCTGGTTTCGTGGGGCAGGGAGGCAGGTCATGGGCCTGCGTGGAGCCCTGCAGCCCGACCCGGTGCAGGTCTACCtcggagttcagtggggcttactcggag GGATCAGCTTGCAGGTGGACTCGCTCACCGACCACTCCTGCTCGGCCGAATCGGACGGCGAGAAGGCCCCTTGCGGCGCCGGGGACCGGCTCTGCGAGTCCGGCTCGGAGTGCAAGGACAAGTACGAGGAGATCGACGAGGACGAGGACGACGTcgaggaggaggacgacgacgacgaggaggaggaggacgacgagGAGGCAGCGGCGGACAGGGGTCTTCCCTCCAAGCCCGTCACCTCCTCCCCTCTCACCGGGGTGGAAGCCCCTCTGCTGGGTCACCCGCACGCCGAGGACTCCGCGCGCAACGCCAACAAAGCCGCTTTGGACGCCCGCATGGCCCCGACGGCGGCTTCGCAAACCACGCCGGCCAGCAAGCCCAAGCTGTGGTCGCTGGCGGAAATCGCCACCTCGGACCTTAAGCACCCTCAGCACcctcagcaccaccaccaccaccctcaccACCCGCACAACCTGGGCCAGAGCTGCCAGCCGTCGGTGCCGCCCTCTTCCACCCCGCACAACGCTGCCTACTcgccctcctctctcctggggAGGCATATTTATTACACCTCGCCTTTTTATAGCAACTACACAAACTATGGGAACTTCAACGCCCTCCAGGGTCAGGGCATCCTGAGGTACAACTCCGCCACGGTGGCCTCCAGCGAGGGGCTAAGTCAGACGGTCTTAAgcagcggcggcggaggcggcagCAGCTCGGTGCACAAGCAGGGCTCGGAGAACGCTTTGAAAACCATCGCGAGCCACCTAGAACAACATTACAAGCCTTCCAATCCAGACTCCAAAAAAG ACCCCACTGAAGTGTGCACAGTAGGACTACAACCATACCTATAG